In a genomic window of Gigantopelta aegis isolate Gae_Host chromosome 9, Gae_host_genome, whole genome shotgun sequence:
- the LOC121381441 gene encoding unsaturated rhamnogalacturonyl hydrolase YesR-like isoform X2, translating into MTHVIFRTQKYPTITSQDINFSKAGDKMTNLTNKFFAWDYGGSIIFDGLYRCDKTFGTNYKPLLNTFLNKYITDPNSFGYKVQHNISVPFYHAVGDRIGMFPVAYLNRASEQSITTGPDVDLALAVAEQYVLKFPIRLSDGTFSRIRGWKGNNFTTSTYLWLDDTYMGFTLLARLSRMFKNEEYAKFIAKQRISFNKHLQDRNDGLFFHGMNTVPKTLSCCKWGRANGWSITASVEVLLTLIPFKESLKSEWNAIMDSFRRHARGMVKHQSSDGRWHQLVDDDTSFLETSCTAMTLSSIARAVNEGWLDRKEFEENLHRGWKGLQTVLKADGTVNGVCVGTGILPAPIDYRNRGTSYIQTRNGGIGFVYHAAVDYHNFLASSAVKIVNGQYLLSVHVALTQAVYIYINYLL; encoded by the exons ATGACACATGTTATCTTCAGAACACAG aaataCCCAACCATAACATCTCAAGACATTAATTTCAG CAAAGCTGGTGATAAGATGACGAATCTAACTAACAAGTTTTTCGCATGGGACTATGGCGGATCAATAATATTTGACGGTCTTTACCGATGTGACAAGACATTTGGGACAAATTACAAACCGCTTCTAAATACATTTctgaacaaatatataacagacCCGAATTCGTTTGGCTACAAAGTTCAACACAATATATCTGTACCATTCTACCATGCTGTAGGAGACAGAATTGGCATGTTCCCCGTTGCCTACCTGAACAGAGCGTCTGAACAGTCTATTACGACAGGCCCTGACGTAGATCTCGCCTTAGCAGTTGCAGAACAGTACGTTCTTAAGTTTCCAATTAGGCTTTCTGATGGAACATTTTCGCGCATAAGAGGATGGAAAGGAAATAACTTCACCACTTCAACATATCTTTGGCTAGATGATACCTATATGGGCTTCACGCTTTTAGCTCGCTTGTCCCGGATGTTCAAAAATGAAGAATATGCCAAATTCATCGCCAAACAACGCATATCTTTCAACAAGCATCTTCAGGACCGAAATGATGGTTTGTTTTTTCACGGAATGAACACGGTACCCAAGACCCTGTCTTGCTGCAAATGGGGTCGCGCCAATGGGTGGAGTATTACGGCTTCTGTAGAGGTCTTGTTGACCTTAATACCCTTCAAAGAAAGCCTGAAGAGCGAATGGAATGCCATAATGGATAGCTTCAGAAGACACGCCAGAGGGATGGTCAAGCATCAGTCTTCAGACGGAAGATGGCACCAGCTCGTGGATGATGACACGTCTTTCCTGGAAACATCCTGTACAGCGATGACCCTCAGCTCTATAGCAAGGGCGGTTAACGAAGGGTGGTTAGACAGAAAGGAATTCGAAGAAAACTTACATCGAGGATGGAAAGGTCTGCAAACAGTCTTGAAAGCTGATGGTACTGTTAATGGCGTGTGCGTTGGAACAG GAATACTGCCAGCTCCCATTGATTACAGAAACCGAGGAACTAGCTACATACAAACCAGGAATGGCGGGATAGGTTTCGTGTACCATGCAGCTGTAGATTATCACAACTTCCTGGCGTCATCTGCCGTCAAAATCGTCAACGGACAATACCTACTTTCTGTGCACGTTGCGCTAACACAAGCagtctacatatatattaattatcttCTGTAG
- the LOC121381441 gene encoding unsaturated rhamnogalacturonyl hydrolase YesR-like isoform X3, giving the protein MLSSEHSKAGDKMTNLTNKFFAWDYGGSIIFDGLYRCDKTFGTNYKPLLNTFLNKYITDPNSFGYKVQHNISVPFYHAVGDRIGMFPVAYLNRASEQSITTGPDVDLALAVAEQYVLKFPIRLSDGTFSRIRGWKGNNFTTSTYLWLDDTYMGFTLLARLSRMFKNEEYAKFIAKQRISFNKHLQDRNDGLFFHGMNTVPKTLSCCKWGRANGWSITASVEVLLTLIPFKESLKSEWNAIMDSFRRHARGMVKHQSSDGRWHQLVDDDTSFLETSCTAMTLSSIARAVNEGWLDRKEFEENLHRGWKGLQTVLKADGTVNGVCVGTGILPAPIDYRNRGTSYIQTRNGGIGFVYHAAVDYHNFLASSAVKIVNGQYLLSVHVALTQAVYIYINYLL; this is encoded by the exons ATGTTATCTTCAGAACACAG CAAAGCTGGTGATAAGATGACGAATCTAACTAACAAGTTTTTCGCATGGGACTATGGCGGATCAATAATATTTGACGGTCTTTACCGATGTGACAAGACATTTGGGACAAATTACAAACCGCTTCTAAATACATTTctgaacaaatatataacagacCCGAATTCGTTTGGCTACAAAGTTCAACACAATATATCTGTACCATTCTACCATGCTGTAGGAGACAGAATTGGCATGTTCCCCGTTGCCTACCTGAACAGAGCGTCTGAACAGTCTATTACGACAGGCCCTGACGTAGATCTCGCCTTAGCAGTTGCAGAACAGTACGTTCTTAAGTTTCCAATTAGGCTTTCTGATGGAACATTTTCGCGCATAAGAGGATGGAAAGGAAATAACTTCACCACTTCAACATATCTTTGGCTAGATGATACCTATATGGGCTTCACGCTTTTAGCTCGCTTGTCCCGGATGTTCAAAAATGAAGAATATGCCAAATTCATCGCCAAACAACGCATATCTTTCAACAAGCATCTTCAGGACCGAAATGATGGTTTGTTTTTTCACGGAATGAACACGGTACCCAAGACCCTGTCTTGCTGCAAATGGGGTCGCGCCAATGGGTGGAGTATTACGGCTTCTGTAGAGGTCTTGTTGACCTTAATACCCTTCAAAGAAAGCCTGAAGAGCGAATGGAATGCCATAATGGATAGCTTCAGAAGACACGCCAGAGGGATGGTCAAGCATCAGTCTTCAGACGGAAGATGGCACCAGCTCGTGGATGATGACACGTCTTTCCTGGAAACATCCTGTACAGCGATGACCCTCAGCTCTATAGCAAGGGCGGTTAACGAAGGGTGGTTAGACAGAAAGGAATTCGAAGAAAACTTACATCGAGGATGGAAAGGTCTGCAAACAGTCTTGAAAGCTGATGGTACTGTTAATGGCGTGTGCGTTGGAACAG GAATACTGCCAGCTCCCATTGATTACAGAAACCGAGGAACTAGCTACATACAAACCAGGAATGGCGGGATAGGTTTCGTGTACCATGCAGCTGTAGATTATCACAACTTCCTGGCGTCATCTGCCGTCAAAATCGTCAACGGACAATACCTACTTTCTGTGCACGTTGCGCTAACACAAGCagtctacatatatattaattatcttCTGTAG
- the LOC121381441 gene encoding unsaturated rhamnogalacturonyl hydrolase YesR-like isoform X1 yields MLILLSWCITFTLLVCAEGYTPKEFAIKAGDKMTNLTNKFFAWDYGGSIIFDGLYRCDKTFGTNYKPLLNTFLNKYITDPNSFGYKVQHNISVPFYHAVGDRIGMFPVAYLNRASEQSITTGPDVDLALAVAEQYVLKFPIRLSDGTFSRIRGWKGNNFTTSTYLWLDDTYMGFTLLARLSRMFKNEEYAKFIAKQRISFNKHLQDRNDGLFFHGMNTVPKTLSCCKWGRANGWSITASVEVLLTLIPFKESLKSEWNAIMDSFRRHARGMVKHQSSDGRWHQLVDDDTSFLETSCTAMTLSSIARAVNEGWLDRKEFEENLHRGWKGLQTVLKADGTVNGVCVGTGILPAPIDYRNRGTSYIQTRNGGIGFVYHAAVDYHNFLASSAVKIVNGQYLLSVHVALTQAVYIYINYLL; encoded by the exons atgctgATTTTGCTTTCGTGGTGTATAACATTTACATTACTTGTTTGCGCTGAAGGATACACTCCCAAGGAATTTGCCAT CAAAGCTGGTGATAAGATGACGAATCTAACTAACAAGTTTTTCGCATGGGACTATGGCGGATCAATAATATTTGACGGTCTTTACCGATGTGACAAGACATTTGGGACAAATTACAAACCGCTTCTAAATACATTTctgaacaaatatataacagacCCGAATTCGTTTGGCTACAAAGTTCAACACAATATATCTGTACCATTCTACCATGCTGTAGGAGACAGAATTGGCATGTTCCCCGTTGCCTACCTGAACAGAGCGTCTGAACAGTCTATTACGACAGGCCCTGACGTAGATCTCGCCTTAGCAGTTGCAGAACAGTACGTTCTTAAGTTTCCAATTAGGCTTTCTGATGGAACATTTTCGCGCATAAGAGGATGGAAAGGAAATAACTTCACCACTTCAACATATCTTTGGCTAGATGATACCTATATGGGCTTCACGCTTTTAGCTCGCTTGTCCCGGATGTTCAAAAATGAAGAATATGCCAAATTCATCGCCAAACAACGCATATCTTTCAACAAGCATCTTCAGGACCGAAATGATGGTTTGTTTTTTCACGGAATGAACACGGTACCCAAGACCCTGTCTTGCTGCAAATGGGGTCGCGCCAATGGGTGGAGTATTACGGCTTCTGTAGAGGTCTTGTTGACCTTAATACCCTTCAAAGAAAGCCTGAAGAGCGAATGGAATGCCATAATGGATAGCTTCAGAAGACACGCCAGAGGGATGGTCAAGCATCAGTCTTCAGACGGAAGATGGCACCAGCTCGTGGATGATGACACGTCTTTCCTGGAAACATCCTGTACAGCGATGACCCTCAGCTCTATAGCAAGGGCGGTTAACGAAGGGTGGTTAGACAGAAAGGAATTCGAAGAAAACTTACATCGAGGATGGAAAGGTCTGCAAACAGTCTTGAAAGCTGATGGTACTGTTAATGGCGTGTGCGTTGGAACAG GAATACTGCCAGCTCCCATTGATTACAGAAACCGAGGAACTAGCTACATACAAACCAGGAATGGCGGGATAGGTTTCGTGTACCATGCAGCTGTAGATTATCACAACTTCCTGGCGTCATCTGCCGTCAAAATCGTCAACGGACAATACCTACTTTCTGTGCACGTTGCGCTAACACAAGCagtctacatatatattaattatcttCTGTAG